Proteins encoded together in one Quercus lobata isolate SW786 chromosome 3, ValleyOak3.0 Primary Assembly, whole genome shotgun sequence window:
- the LOC115979647 gene encoding EG45-like domain containing protein yields MYRSQPCLQGLSLIFLIPLFFNFHTSYGDVGTAALYSPPYLPTACYGSNTSQFPSSKFFAAASHGIWDEGAACGRQYFVRCISDLTLDACNQNHSIQITIVDHMGQEASVPSAYNATMFLSVTAFGTIANSSTTSPHINIEFQQ; encoded by the coding sequence ATGTATAGGTCTCAGCCATGTCTTCAAGGGTTATCTCTCATCTTCTTGATTCCACtgtttttcaatttccataCCTCATATGGTGATGTTGGCACTGCAGCACTATATTCTCCCCCATATTTACCCACAGCATGTTATGGAAGCAATACATCTCAGTTCCCATCCAGCAAATTCTTCGCTGCAGCCAGTCATGGAATATGGGACGAAGGTGCAGCATGTGGGAGGCAGTACTTTGTGAGGTGCATTAGTGATTTAACACTAGATGCTTGTAATCAAAACCATTCAATTCAGATCACGATTGTTGATCATATGGGTCAAGAAGCTTCTGTCCCTTCAGCTTATAACGCCACCATGTTTTTGTCTGTGACAGCTTTCGGGACTATTGCAAATTCATCTACTACTTCTCCCCATATCAATATAGAATTTCAACAGTAA